One genomic segment of [Phormidium] sp. ETS-05 includes these proteins:
- a CDS encoding ribonuclease catalytic domain-containing protein: protein MDKGTLLEFRLNGDRRLAVADRPDGKKNWIVLDEFGQPHSIRPQQISYEIDASSSYKPGDIPKFRQEVEPYVDPDSLEVAWEILTEEAKAVTPAEMSQLLFSEKTAVGCYAAHQLLVGDKLYFKQKGDRYEPRPRSQVEELKHQMEVEQARQREWEEFLTRVRQCLGGAVEWSSSDRVRIEALEKYTVFGEEAQSRIAAKEVLTNLDRADTPEAAFTLLVDLGLWSEHENLFLRRNQIPTHFSSKVQEVAQRCLHLPSADPDENNRLDLTHLKVYTIDDESTQEIDDGLSVEYLPDGRQRLWIHIADPSRLVFPGDELDLEARRRSTTIYLPTGMVPMFPPELATGPMSLVQGKICPALSFAVILSDTGSVEEYSIHTSIIKPTYRLTYEDVDEMLHLGLQAEPEMTTLAQMARLRQSWRQSQGCINIYMPESVIKVKGDEITIEVLDDSKARQMVAEMMILAGEVGGRYGQTHNIPLPFRGQTQPELPPEEELLQLQPGPVRACAIRRCMPRSEISTTPNRHASLALSVYTQVTSPIRRYSDLLAHFQIKAHLRGDSLPFTAVELQEVLMSITTTVKEASLVERQTNRYWALEYLRRNSGEVWQALMLRWLKEDENLGLILLEELGMEMAWRLPRPVRLGDRLEVQVSYSDPRRDQIHFQEMLPAAGSASAS from the coding sequence GTGGACAAGGGAACGCTGCTCGAATTTCGCCTGAACGGAGACAGAAGACTGGCTGTGGCCGATCGCCCAGACGGCAAAAAGAACTGGATCGTCTTAGACGAGTTCGGCCAACCCCACAGCATCCGTCCTCAGCAAATCAGCTATGAAATAGACGCTAGCTCTAGCTACAAACCAGGGGATATACCAAAGTTCCGCCAGGAGGTAGAGCCTTATGTAGATCCAGACAGTCTGGAAGTAGCTTGGGAGATACTCACCGAAGAAGCAAAGGCGGTAACTCCAGCAGAAATGTCCCAACTGCTGTTTTCAGAGAAAACGGCGGTGGGGTGCTATGCGGCGCACCAGTTGCTGGTAGGGGATAAACTGTATTTTAAGCAAAAGGGCGATCGGTACGAGCCGCGTCCCCGGTCTCAGGTGGAAGAGCTGAAGCACCAGATGGAGGTAGAGCAGGCGCGGCAGCGAGAGTGGGAAGAATTCTTAACCCGAGTGCGTCAGTGTCTGGGGGGAGCGGTGGAGTGGTCTAGCAGCGATCGCGTCCGCATTGAAGCCTTGGAAAAATACACCGTATTCGGCGAAGAAGCGCAAAGCCGCATCGCTGCCAAGGAAGTGCTAACTAACCTCGATCGGGCCGACACCCCCGAAGCCGCCTTCACACTTTTGGTAGATTTGGGATTGTGGAGCGAACACGAAAACCTGTTTTTGCGGCGCAATCAGATTCCCACACATTTCTCTAGCAAGGTACAGGAAGTGGCCCAACGTTGTTTGCATCTCCCCAGTGCCGACCCCGACGAAAACAACCGCCTCGACCTCACTCACCTGAAGGTCTATACCATCGACGATGAAAGCACCCAGGAAATAGACGACGGTCTGAGCGTAGAATACCTCCCCGATGGACGCCAGCGGCTATGGATTCACATCGCCGACCCCAGTCGTCTGGTGTTTCCCGGAGACGAGTTGGACCTAGAAGCGCGCCGCCGCAGCACCACCATTTACCTACCCACAGGAATGGTGCCCATGTTTCCCCCGGAACTGGCCACCGGTCCGATGAGCTTAGTCCAGGGGAAAATCTGCCCTGCCCTTAGTTTCGCCGTGATATTGAGCGATACTGGCAGTGTAGAAGAATACAGCATTCACACCAGCATCATCAAACCCACCTATCGCCTCACCTACGAAGACGTAGATGAGATGCTCCATTTGGGATTGCAAGCTGAACCAGAAATGACGACTCTGGCCCAAATGGCCCGCCTGCGTCAATCATGGCGTCAGTCCCAAGGCTGCATCAATATTTATATGCCCGAATCGGTGATTAAAGTCAAAGGCGACGAAATCACCATTGAAGTTTTAGACGATTCCAAAGCCAGACAAATGGTGGCGGAAATGATGATTTTGGCCGGGGAAGTGGGGGGCCGCTACGGTCAGACTCACAACATCCCCCTACCATTTCGAGGACAAACCCAGCCGGAATTACCCCCAGAGGAAGAATTGCTGCAGCTGCAGCCCGGACCAGTGCGCGCCTGTGCCATTCGCCGCTGCATGCCTCGCAGTGAAATCAGCACCACTCCCAACCGCCATGCTAGTTTAGCCCTATCGGTTTACACTCAAGTCACTTCCCCCATCCGCCGTTATAGTGACTTGCTGGCGCATTTCCAAATTAAGGCTCACTTGCGGGGAGACTCGCTACCCTTCACGGCGGTAGAACTGCAAGAAGTGCTGATGAGTATCACCACCACAGTCAAAGAGGCTTCTTTAGTGGAACGGCAAACTAACCGCTATTGGGCTTTGGAATATTTGCGCCGCAATTCAGGAGAAGTTTGGCAGGCGTTGATGTTGCGCTGGTTGAAGGAAGATGAGAATTTAGGGTTAATTTTGCTCGAAGAGTTGGGGATGGAAATGGCTTGGCGGTTGCCCCGACCGGTGCGGTTGGGCGATCGGCTAGAAGTCCAAGTCAGCTACTCCGACCCCCGCCGCGACCAAATCCATTTCCAAGAAATGCTCCCCGCCGCAGGTTCCGCCAGTGCCAGCTAG
- a CDS encoding iron ABC transporter permease: protein MTISAIAALVSAPVLFILSNIFTSSGDIWGHLATTVLPLYIQNSLLLTAGVGIGVITIGITTAWLVTACNFPGSRIFEWLLLLPLAAPAYLLAYVYTDFLDFAGPVQTTLRHIFGWEYGEYWFPNIRSLGGAVTLMSLTLYPYVYLICRVAFLEQSACALEASRVLGCGPWRSFFAVALPLARPGLAAGTALALMETLNDFGTVQYFGVQTFTTGIYRTWFGMGEHTAATQLAACLLLFVLGLILIERWSRRRAAYYQTTTRYDAVPTYQLQGIRLVGAWVACFLPVGLGFLLPAGLLLHMTIITGGNWGADSWIYARNSLILAGLTAIIAAVVAVVMAYGLRLHPRADMRLGARVASLGYAVPGSVIAVGIMVPVGNLDNAIDSSMRATFNISTGLLFSGTITALVFAYLVRFLAVSFNTIEASLTKIEPSLDDAARSLGHSSSSTLMKVHLPMMRGGVLTAAMLVFVDVMKELPATIVIRPFNFDTLAVRVYNLASDERLAEAAGPALAIVLVGIIPVIVLSIKIAQSRRG, encoded by the coding sequence GTGACGATTAGCGCGATCGCCGCTCTCGTCTCCGCCCCAGTATTATTCATATTAAGCAACATCTTCACCAGTTCCGGTGACATCTGGGGACACCTCGCCACCACCGTTCTCCCCCTCTATATTCAAAACTCCCTACTGCTCACCGCTGGGGTAGGAATCGGTGTCATTACCATTGGCATCACCACCGCCTGGTTAGTCACCGCCTGCAACTTCCCTGGTAGCCGAATATTTGAATGGTTATTGCTGCTCCCCCTCGCCGCTCCCGCATACCTCCTCGCCTACGTCTATACCGACTTTCTCGACTTCGCCGGACCAGTACAAACCACCCTCCGTCATATCTTCGGTTGGGAATACGGCGAATATTGGTTTCCCAATATCCGCTCTTTGGGGGGAGCCGTCACCCTAATGAGCCTCACCTTATATCCCTACGTTTACCTCATCTGTCGCGTCGCCTTTTTGGAGCAGTCCGCCTGCGCCTTAGAAGCTAGCCGCGTCCTCGGTTGCGGACCGTGGCGGAGTTTCTTCGCCGTGGCTCTGCCTTTGGCGCGTCCCGGGTTAGCCGCTGGTACAGCTTTAGCCTTGATGGAAACCCTCAACGATTTTGGCACGGTGCAATATTTTGGGGTTCAGACTTTCACCACCGGTATCTACCGGACTTGGTTTGGGATGGGAGAACATACCGCCGCCACTCAACTCGCCGCCTGCTTGTTGCTGTTTGTTCTGGGTTTAATTTTAATCGAACGCTGGTCCCGTCGCCGCGCCGCTTATTACCAAACTACTACTCGCTATGATGCAGTCCCCACATATCAACTCCAAGGTATCCGGTTAGTAGGTGCTTGGGTAGCTTGTTTTCTGCCCGTGGGTTTGGGTTTTTTGCTGCCAGCGGGACTGTTGCTGCATATGACTATTATCACTGGCGGCAACTGGGGGGCAGATAGTTGGATATATGCCCGCAATAGCTTAATTTTAGCCGGATTAACGGCGATTATTGCCGCTGTGGTGGCGGTGGTGATGGCATACGGACTGCGACTGCATCCTAGAGCTGATATGCGCTTGGGGGCGCGAGTGGCGTCTCTCGGTTATGCGGTTCCTGGTTCTGTGATTGCGGTGGGGATTATGGTGCCTGTGGGCAACCTGGATAATGCGATCGACTCGAGTATGCGTGCCACTTTCAACATTTCCACCGGGTTACTCTTCAGCGGCACCATTACCGCCTTAGTCTTCGCTTATTTAGTGCGGTTTCTGGCGGTTTCTTTTAATACTATTGAAGCCAGCCTGACCAAAATTGAGCCCTCTCTTGATGATGCTGCTCGCAGTCTCGGTCATAGTTCCAGCAGCACTTTGATGAAAGTTCACTTACCCATGATGAGGGGAGGTGTCCTCACGGCGGCGATGTTGGTGTTTGTGGATGTGATGAAAGAACTACCCGCCACTATAGTAATTCGCCCGTTTAATTTCGATACTTTAGCTGTGCGGGTGTATAATCTAGCCTCTGATGAGCGGTTAGCTGAAGCCGCTGGCCCTGCTTTAGCAATTGTTTTGGTGGGGATAATTCCCGTAATTGTGCTAAGTATCAAAATTGCTCAATCTAGGCGGGGCTAG
- a CDS encoding mechanosensitive ion channel family protein produces MLLDGRKIFSVALAVEDRAITIQQQLMAIVKTDFDPNQIQVYYKFLNNQPVIYVSPNRESSPKQILTVTNLDSQLYGGIAPESLAQQWKEQIRAALLQAKTERSSEFLMHQAYLAAGILLGVIVCSLLLWDERRKLQAHRQQIRAQMPSPPTENLPPEEDSSGNQNLPPETAATLETPSEQNITTLQELVAYKQRLNFNELLLGLSQLGQVILWGGSSYFILGMFPYTRWLQLVLISLLPPPLKILGVGITSYLIYRGACAIIDRAFAALEMAALERTAGSRRVLLRFESAERAIKSLSGGACVTVGTLFALAAVGIDLGPFIAGAGLIGLGISLASQSLIKDIINGFLILLEDQYAVGDVIVVNGVGGMVEYMNLRITQLRDGEGRLITIPNSTISLVQNLSKDWARVDFTIDVAYETDVEYALGIVRELAAEIYRDRSWREKIIEPPEVLGIDRLDHAGMMIRVWIKVKPLEHWSVGREFRRRIKPQFEQAGIAIGTPHRSLSFHNSLELLRLPPRGDGVTGGRRFGVAHRPGDGGTPVPCSPSPA; encoded by the coding sequence GTGCTGTTGGACGGACGGAAAATCTTTTCCGTAGCACTGGCGGTAGAAGACCGGGCTATCACTATCCAACAGCAGCTTATGGCGATCGTCAAGACCGATTTCGACCCCAACCAGATCCAAGTCTATTACAAGTTTCTCAATAACCAACCAGTAATTTATGTTTCTCCCAACCGTGAATCCAGCCCCAAGCAAATTCTCACGGTGACAAATTTAGATTCCCAGCTCTATGGGGGTATTGCGCCGGAGTCACTGGCGCAACAATGGAAAGAACAGATTCGCGCTGCCTTGCTCCAAGCCAAAACAGAGCGATCCTCAGAATTCTTAATGCACCAGGCTTATCTCGCCGCCGGAATCCTCCTCGGAGTGATTGTCTGCAGCCTATTACTGTGGGATGAGCGGAGGAAGCTACAGGCTCACCGCCAGCAAATCCGAGCCCAAATGCCATCGCCTCCCACAGAAAACCTCCCCCCAGAGGAAGACTCTTCCGGAAATCAAAACCTCCCCCCAGAGACAGCGGCTACTCTGGAAACTCCCTCGGAACAAAATATCACCACATTGCAGGAATTAGTAGCCTATAAGCAAAGGCTGAATTTTAACGAATTGCTTTTAGGTTTGTCTCAATTGGGGCAGGTGATTTTGTGGGGTGGTAGCAGCTACTTTATCCTGGGAATGTTTCCTTACACCCGATGGCTGCAATTAGTCTTGATTTCCCTGCTGCCACCACCCCTAAAAATACTCGGAGTTGGGATTACCAGTTATCTAATTTACCGTGGGGCTTGTGCTATAATCGATCGGGCTTTTGCCGCCTTGGAAATGGCAGCTCTGGAAAGAACAGCGGGCTCTCGGCGGGTGCTTTTGCGCTTTGAGAGCGCCGAGAGAGCGATTAAAAGCCTCTCTGGTGGTGCTTGCGTTACTGTGGGCACTCTCTTCGCTTTGGCGGCGGTGGGAATTGACCTCGGTCCGTTTATCGCTGGTGCCGGATTGATTGGTTTGGGTATTTCTCTCGCCTCCCAAAGTCTGATTAAAGATATTATCAATGGTTTTTTGATTCTATTAGAAGACCAATATGCTGTGGGCGACGTGATTGTGGTTAATGGAGTCGGCGGCATGGTGGAGTATATGAATCTCCGCATTACCCAGCTTCGGGATGGGGAGGGGCGTCTGATTACTATTCCTAATAGTACCATTTCTTTGGTACAAAATCTGTCTAAAGATTGGGCACGGGTTGATTTTACCATTGATGTGGCTTATGAAACTGATGTGGAGTATGCCCTGGGCATAGTGCGAGAATTAGCCGCTGAAATCTATCGCGATCGTTCCTGGCGCGAGAAAATCATCGAACCGCCAGAGGTACTGGGTATCGATCGTCTGGATCATGCGGGAATGATGATTCGCGTCTGGATCAAGGTAAAACCCTTAGAGCATTGGAGTGTAGGGCGGGAGTTCCGCCGCCGCATCAAGCCGCAATTTGAACAGGCGGGAATCGCGATCGGCACTCCCCATCGCTCCCTTTCCTTTCACAACTCCTTAGAACTACTCCGCCTCCCTCCTCGGGGAGACGGGGTGACGGGGGGACGGCGGTTCGGCGTCGCTCACCGACCGGGTGACGGGGGGACCCCCGTCCCCTGCTCCCCTAGCCCCGCCTAG
- the ribD gene encoding bifunctional diaminohydroxyphosphoribosylaminopyrimidine deaminase/5-amino-6-(5-phosphoribosylamino)uracil reductase RibD, translated as MTNSAFDRQMMQHCLELARQALGKTAPNPLVGAVIVRDGQIVGRGFHPRAGEPHAEVFALREAGELARGATIYVNLEPCSHYGRTPPCADALINAGLAKVVVGMVDPNPKVAGSGIERLRSAGIEVLVGVEEEDCQKLNEAFVHRLKHQRPFGILKYAMTLDGKIATTTGHSNWVTGDKARREVHLLRAACDAVIVGGNTVRCDNPQLTSHHTDAHNPLRVVMSRSLNLPGVGDSSPEASHIHLWDITEAPTLVLTEVGAHPELQAWLMKKGVEVVELNPLTPAKAMEYLYDRQLLAVLWECGGTLAARAIADRAVQKVLAFIAPKIVGGGAAPSPVGDLGLVSMTDAFTLQRVQWRQIGPDCLVEGYLQ; from the coding sequence ATGACCAACAGTGCTTTCGATCGCCAGATGATGCAGCATTGCCTGGAACTGGCACGTCAAGCCTTGGGAAAGACGGCTCCCAATCCCCTCGTGGGTGCTGTTATCGTCAGAGATGGGCAAATTGTGGGGCGGGGGTTTCATCCCCGAGCTGGAGAACCCCATGCCGAAGTCTTTGCCCTCCGAGAAGCGGGGGAACTAGCCAGAGGCGCCACCATTTACGTCAATTTAGAGCCCTGTAGTCACTACGGACGGACGCCCCCATGTGCAGATGCTTTGATTAATGCGGGGTTGGCTAAAGTGGTGGTGGGGATGGTGGACCCTAACCCCAAGGTGGCTGGGAGTGGTATTGAGCGGTTGCGATCGGCGGGAATTGAGGTACTGGTAGGGGTGGAAGAAGAAGACTGCCAGAAGCTCAACGAGGCTTTTGTCCACCGCCTAAAGCACCAACGCCCCTTTGGAATTTTAAAATATGCTATGACATTGGATGGCAAAATCGCTACCACCACTGGTCATAGTAATTGGGTCACTGGGGACAAGGCACGGCGGGAAGTGCATCTACTACGGGCTGCTTGCGATGCGGTGATTGTCGGTGGTAATACCGTGCGCTGCGATAACCCCCAGCTTACCAGCCACCACACCGATGCTCACAATCCCCTGCGGGTGGTAATGAGCCGCAGTTTGAATTTACCAGGAGTGGGAGACTCTAGCCCAGAGGCATCCCATATTCACCTATGGGATATCACGGAAGCGCCCACCCTGGTGTTGACAGAAGTGGGAGCCCATCCTGAACTACAAGCATGGCTGATGAAAAAAGGTGTTGAGGTAGTGGAACTGAATCCCCTCACCCCCGCTAAGGCAATGGAATATCTCTACGATCGGCAACTGTTGGCAGTGTTGTGGGAATGTGGCGGGACTTTGGCGGCGCGGGCGATCGCTGACAGAGCCGTGCAAAAAGTCCTCGCTTTCATCGCCCCCAAAATCGTCGGCGGTGGTGCCGCACCCTCCCCGGTAGGAGATTTAGGATTGGTCTCTATGACCGATGCTTTTACTCTGCAACGGGTGCAGTGGCGGCAAATTGGGCCTGATTGTTTAGTGGAAGGATATTTACAGTAA
- a CDS encoding CHAT domain-containing protein: protein MLRRFPEVAELFETKPEDMAKLQAALPAGTVAIQPVLLTNIKNVPNNIALFVVGKDRVTVTKVSINPQEFDEVLAKYRGKLENPVSDQYRKYQQQLYDWLIRPIEGEIAAAAPQQLAIIPTGKLRYIPFETLYDQETGQYLLEKYPIHYLTRISPRALGRPRVQGERRVLTLGNPVPVSPQNLPAAEEEAKNIHQIISGALYIREAATLGIFREKSPGFSLVHLATHGCFRWEGCDNLGMPGNTLLFANKETFNLADTARLGLDNTDIIALSACETAISTVTNGAEIAGIAYLFEQAGVRSVMASLWNVEDKAGKDVMVRFYANLQQGMTKAEALRQAKLTQIKVQPHPFYWSPFVLIGDGG, encoded by the coding sequence ATGTTGCGGCGGTTCCCAGAAGTTGCGGAACTGTTCGAGACGAAACCGGAAGATATGGCGAAGTTGCAAGCCGCTCTCCCCGCTGGAACTGTGGCGATTCAGCCCGTCCTGCTGACGAATATTAAAAATGTTCCCAATAATATTGCTTTGTTTGTGGTGGGGAAAGACCGAGTGACAGTGACGAAAGTCTCTATCAACCCCCAAGAGTTTGACGAAGTATTGGCCAAATATCGGGGCAAGTTGGAAAACCCGGTATCTGACCAATATCGGAAATATCAACAGCAGCTTTATGATTGGTTGATTCGCCCCATCGAGGGGGAAATTGCTGCCGCCGCTCCGCAGCAGTTGGCGATTATTCCCACGGGGAAATTGCGCTATATTCCGTTTGAGACTTTATATGACCAAGAAACCGGGCAATATCTGCTAGAAAAATATCCCATCCATTATCTTACCAGAATTTCGCCTCGGGCGCTGGGGCGTCCCCGAGTGCAGGGAGAGCGGCGAGTGTTGACATTAGGAAATCCCGTCCCAGTTTCCCCGCAAAATCTCCCCGCCGCCGAGGAAGAGGCGAAAAATATTCATCAAATCATCTCTGGAGCATTGTATATCCGGGAGGCGGCGACTTTGGGGATTTTCCGGGAGAAGTCACCGGGGTTTTCTCTGGTGCATTTGGCTACTCATGGTTGCTTTAGATGGGAGGGTTGCGATAACTTGGGAATGCCGGGGAATACTTTGTTATTTGCCAACAAGGAAACTTTCAATTTGGCGGACACGGCTCGGCTGGGTTTAGACAATACGGATATAATTGCTCTGAGTGCTTGTGAAACGGCGATTTCCACAGTGACGAATGGGGCAGAAATTGCGGGAATTGCCTATTTATTTGAGCAGGCGGGAGTCCGGTCTGTGATGGCGAGTTTGTGGAATGTGGAGGATAAGGCGGGTAAGGATGTGATGGTGCGGTTTTATGCTAATTTACAACAAGGGATGACGAAGGCGGAGGCTTTGCGTCAGGCGAAGTTAACCCAAATTAAGGTGCAGCCCCATCCTTTTTATTGGTCGCCGTTTGTTTTAATTGGTGATGGCGGGTGA
- a CDS encoding tetratricopeptide repeat protein encodes MHKTKVLISLIVAGIWMSPVLVPLIPTPAVAQAPTNIAAEIERLQQQAKQQTQEEKPLEAIATLEQALNLARQIDDKPNQALALVGLGFNYNHIGRWQPALDAFNQALIIFQEVNDRSGEATTLNNIGLVYNRIGQPQKALEYYEQALPIQREVNDRSGEATTLNNIGLVYNRIGQPQKALEYYEQALPIQREVNDRSGEATTLNNIGLVYNRIGQPQKALEYYEQALPIQREVNDRSGEATTLNNIGLVYDSIGQPQKALEYYEQALPIQREVNDRSGEATTLSNMAAIYRDNQEPGKAIDLLQQSVAITLEIRGGLLQEQRQQFLEAERGPAVALVDLLIDQQEAARAFSWTNLATAADVIDYTRLVEAKVSNPEAQKLIDDWNQIYQEIQALNGQLETNPPNRDMISAQLKQLWEKTASWKRICCGGSQKLRNCSRRNRKIWRSCKPLSPLELWRFSPSC; translated from the coding sequence ATGCACAAAACCAAAGTCCTCATCTCTCTAATAGTAGCGGGTATCTGGATGAGTCCCGTACTCGTCCCCCTCATCCCCACCCCCGCCGTGGCCCAAGCCCCAACTAATATAGCAGCAGAAATAGAAAGACTGCAACAACAAGCCAAACAGCAAACCCAGGAAGAAAAACCCCTAGAAGCCATTGCCACTTTAGAACAGGCTCTCAACTTGGCTCGGCAAATTGACGATAAACCCAACCAGGCATTAGCCCTTGTGGGACTGGGCTTTAACTACAATCATATCGGACGGTGGCAACCAGCGTTGGATGCCTTCAACCAAGCTCTCATAATTTTTCAGGAAGTGAACGATCGCAGTGGGGAAGCCACCACCCTGAACAATATCGGGTTAGTTTACAACCGCATCGGCCAACCCCAAAAGGCATTAGAGTATTATGAACAGGCATTGCCGATACAGCGGGAAGTCAACGATCGCAGTGGGGAAGCCACCACCCTGAACAATATCGGGTTAGTTTACAACCGCATCGGCCAACCCCAAAAGGCATTAGAGTATTATGAACAGGCATTGCCGATACAGCGGGAAGTCAACGATCGCAGTGGGGAAGCCACCACCCTGAACAATATCGGGTTAGTTTACAACCGCATCGGCCAACCCCAAAAGGCATTAGAGTATTATGAACAGGCATTGCCGATACAGCGGGAAGTCAACGATCGCAGTGGGGAAGCCACCACCCTGAACAATATCGGGTTAGTTTACGACAGCATCGGCCAACCCCAAAAGGCATTAGAGTATTATGAACAGGCATTGCCGATACAGCGGGAAGTCAACGATCGCAGTGGGGAAGCCACCACCCTGAGCAATATGGCGGCAATTTATCGCGATAACCAGGAACCAGGAAAGGCAATTGATTTATTGCAGCAGTCGGTGGCAATCACTTTAGAAATACGGGGGGGGTTGCTGCAGGAACAGCGACAGCAGTTTTTAGAAGCTGAACGGGGACCGGCGGTGGCTTTGGTGGATTTGCTGATAGACCAACAGGAAGCCGCCAGAGCCTTTAGCTGGACGAACTTGGCCACTGCCGCCGATGTTATCGATTATACTCGCTTGGTAGAAGCCAAAGTGAGCAACCCAGAAGCTCAAAAATTAATCGATGATTGGAATCAGATTTATCAGGAGATTCAAGCTCTGAATGGGCAGTTGGAAACCAATCCCCCCAACCGAGATATGATTTCCGCTCAGCTTAAACAACTGTGGGAAAAAACCGCGAGTTGGAAGCGGATATGTTGCGGCGGTTCCCAGAAGTTGCGGAACTGTTCGAGACGAAACCGGAAGATATGGCGAAGTTGCAAGCCGCTCTCCCCGCTGGAACTGTGGCGATTCAGCCCGTCCTGCTGA
- a CDS encoding DUF433 domain-containing protein translates to MNYQNLITIEPGKRSGQPCIRGMRITVYDILSYLASGMTYQEILDDFPYLTQPDILACLQPVQQ, encoded by the coding sequence ATGAATTATCAAAATTTGATTACCATAGAGCCCGGTAAACGCAGCGGTCAACCTTGTATTCGCGGGATGCGGATTACAGTTTATGATATTTTGTCATATCTGGCATCAGGCATGACTTACCAAGAAATTCTCGATGATTTCCCCTACCTCACCCAACCCGATATTTTAGCCTGCTTACAGCCCGTTCAGCAATAA
- a CDS encoding type II toxin-antitoxin system RelE/ParE family toxin: MLNDKPLVQIDLTPQYKRNLRDLSKKYRRIRLDTQPIIEELQRGNFTGDRLAGMGEDYLIFKVRVKNTDIQKGKSGGYRMIYQVESPTSVLLLTIYAKSDVADISPNEISSILAEFYGESL; this comes from the coding sequence ATGTTGAATGACAAGCCTTTAGTCCAGATTGATTTGACACCCCAGTACAAACGCAATTTGCGTGACTTGTCTAAGAAATATCGCCGGATTCGGTTAGATACTCAGCCAATTATCGAGGAGTTACAGCGGGGTAACTTTACGGGCGATCGGCTCGCTGGTATGGGTGAAGATTACTTGATTTTCAAAGTGAGAGTCAAAAATACCGATATCCAAAAAGGCAAAAGCGGTGGTTATCGAATGATATATCAAGTTGAGTCACCAACTAGCGTGCTGTTGTTAACCATTTACGCCAAATCCGACGTAGCAGATATCAGTCCTAATGAGATTAGCAGCATTTTAGCTGAATTTTATGGAGAAAGTTTGTAG